The region tttagtgtgtgtgtgtgtgtgtgtgtgtgtgtgtgtgttgtgtgtgtgtgtgtgtaggtgtgtgtgtgggggggggtgcaccaACAGGTTGTACCTGTTCATCTGCATCAACACGGCGGCTCTTTGGAAGAACCCAACAGCCAGACGTTCATCCTTGGCCAGGGTCAGATCCAAAGCCTGGATGATACACAAGACAGCAAATAGTCCGGGATCGTGACCCACTCACGGTGAGGATCACGGCACGGTTCTGTTCCTCTTGGGTCCATGTGCTGGACCCAAGAGGAACAGAACCGTTCGAGCAAAGGCAGGAaaggaacacagggaacgtGGCCCTCACTCGTCCCCCTTTGGAGCCCTGAGGAACACAGCAGCTAGACGGGAGTCTGACCTTCAGGGCCGGATCCAGGTGACCCAGAGCCAGATGAGCCGAGGCAGTGTTGAACAGGGTCCGGGACGTGGGTTCTGCGATCTGCTCCAGCTTAGCCAGCGCTCTGGGCCAGTCCCTGACATCCACCGCCTGAACCGCTTCATCCCACAGCTGCAGTAACTCTGTGTAGAGcatcctgcaggacagagacCGTCAGAGGACGGGCGGAGCAGAACCCAGGAGCCCAGAGGACGCCTGGTCTCCCTGTCTGAGCCTGGATCAAAGCAGAACCCCTCCCAGAGAGGGTCCTCAGACAGGTTCTGATTCATCCAGACATTCAGGAAGAATGAAATCAGGAAGAACACCCGTAGGAAAACTGTCCCCTTTGGGACACTTCCTTGTGCAGAGACATAAACGGGTCAGGTGACAGAACAGAAACCAGAACCCAGTGGGTCCGTGTCTTACCTCTGACTTCACACTCAGACGTTTCACTTGCTGCGGGGACCCGAATCAGCCGTTCCTGAACCGGTTCAGGCTGGAAATGAGGCTGGGAACCTGCCTCCTCAGGTGTCTCCACCCTGTTGCTACAAGGAAGTTCTCATCCACATTccccggacacacacacacacacatgcgcacacacacgcgcgcgcacacacacgtgcacacacacacgtgcacactagCTCAGGAATCCAGCAGCCAGTGAGGTGACAGAGATTAAAGCCTGTGAGTCACACAGACCAGCAGGAAACCTGTTCTGGCTGAGGACAGAACGGGGACGTTCAAGTCCTCCTGAATGCAACAAAGTTGCTTTATGACACCAGCACAGGGCGTTGCTGAGGTTAGCAGGTGAAACACTcagatccacaggtgaaacactcagatccacaggtgaaacactcagatccacaggtgaaacattcagatccacaggtgaaaccttcagatccacaggtgaaaccttcagatccacaggtgaaaccttcagatccacaggtgaaacattcagatccacaggtgaaaccttcagatccacaggtgaaacactcagatccacaggtgaaaccttcagatccacaggtgaaaccttcagatccacaggtgaaaccttcagatccacaggtgaaacactcagatccacaggtgaaacactcagatccacaggtgaaacactcagatccacaggtgaaacactcagatccacaggtgaaaccttcagatccacaggtgaaaccttCAACCCTTCAGGTTTAACTACAGGgttttgacctttgaacccacCGTTGCTGTGACAGTAAGGAAGTGACCCAAAGGTAAACACAGGTCTGTCCTGGCAGCACCTCCTGTTTCCAACCAGGAAACGTTCTGAGTCCTgtaaactgcccccccccgcacacacacacactcacacacacacacacacacacacacactttattggaccattcctgttaaaggagatcAACATTCTCTCCCCCATAAAGTTCTTTCCTCCTGATATGAAAGTCCCTCCCATCGTCCATGGAGCAACTCAAACTAATTTCCTCCAGTCGTCCTTGACCGCCCCCCCCGCCACCTGCCACAGAGGGAACACCCGGTCCACACTGTTCAGCAccatccccctcccccaggtgagctcacctgggggagggggatggtggggagaggggggggggggagagggagagagggagagagagagggagggagagagagagggagggagagagagagggagagagagggagggagagagagggggagagagggggggagaggaggagagagagagagagggagagagggagagagagggggagaaagagggagagagagagagagagggggagagagagatggagggagagagagggggagagagagggggagagagagatggagggagagagggagggagagagagagggagggaggagagaggggggggagagagagggggagagagagggagagagagatggagggagagagaggggagagagagaggggagagaacaACACACTTAGTCTCGACTGCAGAATCGTCTCAGTCCAGACAACAGATGAGAGCTCAGAAAGTGCCATTTGATACAAATCTGTTTtttgtaaatacaaataaagattttagACTTCTGCAGCTCTAAAACCAACCGGTCATGGAGGAGGAAACAACCGACCAGTCACGGAGGAAACAACCGACCAGTCACGAAGGAAACAACCGACCAGTCACGAGGGAAAGTATCGGTTCCACGGGAGGGACCAGCCCCTGTAAACACACGTGTCCTTCGGCGGAAGGCAGCTGTACGAGGAGTCTTTAAACGCAGCATAAATGAAaacagaggtcatgtgaccggcaACGCGTGCGCATGCGCAGTAAAGGCCGCTGACCTGCGTGTCCCGAGGCGTTTTCCTTGTTTgtcatgaataaaatgtgctgGTTCTGGATTTTATCACTAACCGTGCTTTGTGCCGGAGGGTCACACGGCCTGTCGCGCCTCTTCCTCCAGGTAAAGGTTCTGTTAACCGGGTTCTGTTAACCGGGTTCCGTTTAACCGGGTTCTGTTTGAGGAAAGCCTGTTCGAACGCCTTGGTTCGATATTACCGCATCACATTAAAGCTAAACAAATCCCTGAAATCAGttgaactaaataaataaagttgataaAGTCCGGATCATGCAAATTGTGGGTGGAAGATTTGCTCCAGTTTCTCATGAAGTGGCAGGTGAGTCACGTGGGTTTCCGGGTCGGAACCAGAGATGACTGTGGCGTGTCTGTGCAGCCAGGAGAGCGGGAGGAGCTCCGGAGGACCTCACCCTTCACGGAGAAGTACTTCCCTCAGACTCTGGACCACTTCAACTTCAACAGCCAGGGGAACCGCACCTTCAACCAGCGGTACCTGATCACAGGTGAGGACCCGCCCCGGTCAGGGAGCCCGAGACCACCTGCCGGTTCTGTCCTCTGCTTTCAGATCGGTACTGGCTGAAGGGCCACGGTCCGCTCTTCTTCTACACCGGCAACGAAGGAGACATCTGGGACTTTGCACTCAACTCTGGCTTCATCACAGAGCtggcagcacagcagggggccttgGTCGTCTTCGCCGAACACGTAGGAACCCACGCGCACCTCATGTcacgagacaggaagtggatggtGCTGCCTAGCAGCTGCTCGCTAGCAGCGCGCTAGTAGCGAGCAGCGCGCTAGTAGCGAGCAGCTGCTAGCAGCGCTGGCCTCCAGGCCTGGGGGGTTGGTGTGGAGATGATGAACGCTGCTGCTGTCCCTGATCCAGAGGTACTACGGCAAGTCTCTGCCCTTCGGCCTCCAGTCCTTCAACGTCCCCGAGGTGGGTCTGCTGACGGTGGAGCAGGCGCTGGCGGACTACgccctcctcatctctgcccTCCGGGGGCAGCTGGCAGCCACGCGCTGCCCCGTCATCGTGTTCGGGGGCAGGTAGGAGCCACACGCTGAcggggggggcaggtaggagCCACACTCTGAcggggggggcaggtaggagCCACGCGCTGACAGGGGGGCAGGTAGGAGCCACGCGCTGACGGGGGGCAGGTAGGAGCCACACTCTGAcggggggggcaggtaggagCCACGCGCTGACGGGGGGCAGGTAGGAGCCACACTCTGACGGGGGGCAGGTAGGAGCCACAcgctgacggggggggggcaggtaggagCCACGGCAACCGtcacctttaaccccccccactGGCATTACAGTGGTTTCCACCACGTAGACCCTCTGACCTGGACCACTGTCAGAGTCTAACTTTACTTacttcgggttagggttagttactCTGGTTTAAATCAGCAGGAACTTGGAGAAcaaccctggaacatctccacctatagtaattccaggagaactgaccctggaacatctccactatagtaattccaggtgaactgaccctggaacatctccactacagtaattccaggtgaactgacctggaacatctccactatagtaattccaggtgaactgaccctggaacatctccactatagtaattccaggagaactgaccctggaacatctccactatagtaattccaggtgaactgaccctggaacatctccactacagtaattccaggtgaactgaccctggaacatctccactacagtaattccaggtgaactgaccctggaacatctccactatagtaattccaggtgaactgaccctggaacatctccactatagtaattccaggtgaactgaccctggaacatctccactatagtaattccaggagaactgaccctggaacatctccactatagtaattccaggagaactgaccctggaacatctccactatagtaattccaggtgaactgaccctggaacatctccactacAGTAATTCCAGgagaactgaccctggaacatctccaccacagtaattccaggtgaactgaccctggaacatctccactatagtaattccaggtgaactgaccctggaacatctccactatagtaattccaggtgaactgaccctggaacatctccgctatagtaattccaggtgaactgaccctggaacatctccacctatagtaattccaggtgaactgaccctggaacatctccacctatagtaattccaggtgaactgaccctggaacatctccgctatagtaattccaggtgaactgaccctggaacatctctactatagtaattccaggtgaactgaccctggaacatctccgctatagtaattccaggtgaactgaccctggaacatctccgctatagtaattccaggagaactgaccctggaacatctccacctatagtaattccaggtgaactgaccctggaacatctccactatagtaattccaggtgaactgaccctggaacatctccgctatagtaattccaggtgaactgaccctggaacatctccactatagtaattccaggtgaactgaccctggaacatctccactatagtaattccaggtgaactgaccctgaaacatctccactatagtaattccaggtgaactgaccctggaacatctccaccacAGTAATTCCAGgagaactgaccctggaacatctccactatagtaattccgggtgaactgaccctggaacatctccactatagtaattccaggtgaactgaccctggaacatctccacctatagtaattccaggtgaactgaccctggaacatctccactatagtaattccaggtgaactgaccctggaacatctccacctatagtaattccaggtgaactgaccctggaacatctccactatagtaattccaggtgaactgaccctggaacatctccacctatagtaattccaggtgaactgaccctggaacatctccacctatagtaattccaggtgaactgaccctggaacatctccacctatagtaattccaggtgaactgaccctggaacatctccacctatagtaattccaggtgaactgaccctggaacatctccacctaTAGTAATTCtaggtgaactgaccctggaacatctccacctatagtaattccaggtgaactgaccctggaacatctccacctatagtaattccaggtgaactgaccctggaacatctccacctatagtaattccaggtgaactgaccctggaacatctccaccacagtaattccaggtgaactgaccctggaacatctccactacagtaattccaggtgaactgaccctggaacatctccactacAGTAATTCCAGgagaactgaccctggaacatctccactatagtaattccaggtgaactgaccctggaacatctccacctatagtaattccaggtgaactgaccctggaacatctccaccacAGTAATTCCAGgagaactgaccctggaacatctccactatagtaattccaggagaactgaccctggaacatctccactatagtaattccaggagaactgaccctggaacatctccactatagtaattccaggtgaactgaccctggaacatctccactatagtaattccaggtgaactgaccctggaacatctccacctatagtaattccaggagaactgaccctggaacatctccaccacAGTAATCCAGgagaactgaccctggaacatctccaccacAGTAATTCCAGGAGAACTGACCCTGTGGTGTCCCCTACAGCTATGGCGGCATGCTCTCCGTCTACATGAGGCTCAGGTATCCCAACATGGTGGCCGGAGCTCTGGCTGCCAGTGCCCCCATTCTGAGCACCGCTGGACTGGGAGATCCCTCACAGTTCTTCAGAGATGTTACAGCTGTAAgtcctgcctgtctctctgcctgcctgtctgtctctctctgcctgtctatctctctctgcctgtctgtctctctgcctgcctgtctctctatctctctctctgcctgtctgtctctctgtctgtctatctgtctctctgcctgcctgtttctctgtctgtctatctctctctctgcctgtctgtctctctgcctgcctgtctctctctgcctgtctgtctctctgcctgcctgtccctctctctgcctgtctctctccctgtctgtctctctctgcctgtctctctgcctgtctgtctctctctgcctgtctgtctatctctctgcctgtctgtctatctctctgcctgtctctctctctctgcctgtctctctctctctgcctgtctgtctgtctatctctgcctgtctgtctgtctgtctctgcctgtctctctctgcctgtctgtctctctgcctgtctgtctctctctgcctgtctctctctgcctgtctgtctctgcctgtctctgtctctgcctgtctctctctctgcctgtctctctctctgcctgtctgtctctgcctgtctgtctctctgcctgtctctctctgcctgtctgtctctctgcctgcctgtctctctctctgcctgtctgtctctctgcctgcctgcctgcctgtctctctctgcctgcctgcctgtctctctgcctgcctgtctctctctgcctgtctgtctctctgcctgcctgtctctctgcctgtctctctctgcctgtctgcctgtctctctctgcctgcctgtctctctgcctgcctgtctctctgcctgcctgcctgtctctctgcctgtctctctctctgcctgcctgtctctctgcctgcctgcctgtctctctgcctgtctgtctctttgcctgcctgtctctctgcctgcctgcctgtctctctgcctgtctgtctctctctgcctgcctgtctctctgcctgcctgtctctctgcctgtctctctctgcctgtctgcctgtctctctctgcctgcctgtctctctgcctgcctgtctctctgcctgtctctctctgcctgcctgtctctctgcctgtctgtctctctctgcctgcctgtctctctgcctgcctgcctgtctctctgcctgcctttctctgcctgtctctctgcctgtctctctctgcctgtctgtctctttgcctgcctgtctctctgcctgtctgtctctctctgcctgcctgtctctctgcctgcctgcctgtctctctgcctgtctctctctctgcctgcctgtctctctgcctgcctgcctgtctctctgcctgcctgtctctctgcctgcctgctgtctctctgcctgtctgtctctctctctgcctgcctgtctctctgcctgcctgcctgtctctctgcctgcctgtctctctctgcctgcctgtctctctgcctgcctgcctgtctctctgcctgcctgtctctctgcctgcctgcctgtctctctgcctgtctgtctctctctgcctgcctgtctctctgcctgcctgcctgtctctctgcctgtctctctctctgcctgcctgtctctctgcctgcctgcctgtctctctgcctgtctctctctctgcctgcctgtctctctgcctgcctgcctgtctctctgcctgtctctctgcctgcctgcctgtctctctgcctgcctgtctgtctctctctctctgtctgtctctctgcctgcctctctctctgcctgtctctctctgcctgcctgcctgtctctctgcctgcctgtctctctctgcctgcctgtctctctgcctgagTATTATCTGATTATTCAGACTTGAAGCATCTCTTTCAGGACTATGAGCGTTTGGCCCCACGATGCAAAGATGCTGTAAGAGGAGCTTTCCATCAGCTTAAAGAATTAGCTGAAAACCAaggtacacacacgcacgcacgcacgcacgcacgcacgcac is a window of Takifugu flavidus isolate HTHZ2018 chromosome 5, ASM371156v2, whole genome shotgun sequence DNA encoding:
- the dpp7 gene encoding dipeptidyl peptidase 2 isoform X1, with the translated sequence MNKMCWFWILSLTVLCAGGSHGLSRLFLQVSHVGFRVGTRDDCGVSVQPGEREELRRTSPFTEKYFPQTLDHFNFNSQGNRTFNQRYLITDRYWLKGHGPLFFYTGNEGDIWDFALNSGFITELAAQQGALVVFAEHRYYGKSLPFGLQSFNVPEVGLLTVEQALADYALLISALRGQLAATRCPVIVFGGSYGGMLSVYMRLRYPNMVAGALAASAPILSTAGLGDPSQFFRDVTADYERLAPRCKDAVRGAFHQLKELAENQDYRRIQEKLSLCKPPSSPEDIYQLNGLLRNAFTLMAMLDYPYSTHFMGNMPANPVKVACETMLRASGLLENLRDTAGIVYNSTGALGCFDLYSLYVQCADPTGCGLGSNSLAWDYQACTEINLCYDSNNETDMFPPMTFGETERNIYCSKRWAVLPRPRWLQTQFWGDALSAASNIIFSNGDLDPWANGGVRKSLSSSLIAVNIPGGAHHLDLRGSNDADPESVIKARKTEADLIAQWVKMERTRLRTPKQ